Proteins encoded together in one Oceanidesulfovibrio indonesiensis window:
- the pgsA gene encoding CDP-diacylglycerol--glycerol-3-phosphate 3-phosphatidyltransferase encodes MLNLANRITLARIAATPGCIILLNFPNKLSCLFAVLFFLAAALTDFLDGYIARTQNMVTSVGKFLDPLADKLLVISLLVMLVQLQTIHGESWAPAWIVIIIIARELAVTGLRAVAVEQGLVMAADRWGKFKTVAQIIAISLLTLHYPWFGLDPKPLGKFFLYIALALTIISGANYFRSFFKAQRRSEGPPA; translated from the coding sequence ATGCTCAACCTCGCCAACCGCATCACCCTGGCGCGCATCGCCGCTACGCCTGGCTGCATCATTCTGCTCAACTTCCCCAACAAGCTGAGCTGTCTGTTCGCCGTGCTCTTCTTTCTCGCTGCCGCGCTCACGGATTTTCTGGACGGCTACATCGCTCGTACACAGAACATGGTCACCTCGGTGGGCAAGTTCCTCGATCCCCTGGCGGACAAACTTCTGGTCATCTCGCTTCTGGTTATGCTGGTGCAGCTGCAGACCATCCACGGCGAGTCCTGGGCGCCCGCCTGGATCGTCATCATTATCATCGCTCGGGAACTTGCCGTGACCGGGCTCCGTGCGGTGGCCGTTGAGCAGGGGCTGGTCATGGCTGCGGATCGCTGGGGCAAGTTCAAGACCGTGGCGCAGATCATCGCCATCAGCCTGCTCACGTTGCACTACCCCTGGTTCGGCTTGGATCCCAAACCGCTCGGCAAGTTTTTCCTTTACATCGCTCTCGCGCTGACGATAATTTCCGGAGCGAACTATTTCCGTAGCTTTTTCAAGGCGCAACGCCGTTCCGAGGGACCGCCGGCGTGA
- a CDS encoding FtsB family cell division protein yields the protein MIYNRILLVVLLLLNCFLAYRLLVSDQGLFAYLDLKNRYTVLEERIADLDQRNLELSQEIRLLKSDRFSVEKILRQQMNFVKDDEILYVFPEEPAPGETSEAAEQPPGAGNASQN from the coding sequence ATGATCTATAATCGCATCCTGCTCGTCGTCCTGCTGCTCCTCAACTGTTTTCTCGCGTATCGCCTCCTGGTCAGCGATCAGGGCCTGTTCGCCTATCTCGACCTCAAAAACCGTTATACTGTGCTTGAAGAGCGCATCGCGGACCTAGATCAGCGGAATCTGGAGCTCAGCCAGGAGATCCGGCTGCTCAAGTCCGACCGTTTCAGCGTGGAAAAGATCCTTCGGCAGCAAATGAATTTTGTCAAAGACGATGAAATTCTGTATGTTTTTCCGGAAGAACCTGCCCCCGGCGAAACGTCGGAGGCAGCTGAACAGCCACCAGGAGCCGGCAATGCCAGCCAAAATTGA